ACATTTCGATGGTATTTTAGCAATCAAGTTGGTAACTTGTGGTATGGAggcaacttttccatttcttgatatTTGCTTCAGTGTTCAGAAGGCGGCACCTAGCTCCGCCTAGGCATAGGCAGAGCAGCACTGCCTCACCTAGCACCCTGGTGTTTTTGCCACCAAAAAgaaaaaattaaacaaaattgCTTAGGCACACCTAGGCACTAGCACCTGACCACCTACCTAGCACCTAGCACGTTTTGAATTATTGGCTTTGTTGATACTTATCCTTTTTCTTGAACATTGTTATACTCATCCTTATTTTGTTCCTGTTTAGATATCCTGTTTTGGTTGTCAACTTCTATGCTCCCTGGTGTTACTGGAGCAATCGACTGGTCAGTATTTATTTCCTAGTGTTCCTTTTCATTTCTTTGTGTTCACGACTTTCTGAGGCGACAATTAATGTATGGTACTGTGCAAGTCATCTGGACATAATGTACAGCGCAGAACAACAGATGCACCATAATGCAGTGAAAGCCATTGTTGTAATATTGCTAATTTGATTTAGATGCTTGACCTTTAACCTTTTATGTTTTTATTCCAGCTGAAATATATCTGTGGTTCTGTTCTGTTGAAGTAAATGGTATATTTTCTATTTCAAATGTTTCTTagcacttgtttttttttttcttttcagaaACCTTCATGGGAGAAGACAGCGAAAATAATGAGGGAGAGGTAAATACTGTTATTCTGTATATGCCCCTAATAAGACTTCGCGATCAATATCTTGCACTGCTAATCAATAACCTTGTTACTGATCATGTGCAGATATGACCCTGAAATGGATGGTAGAATCCTTCTAGGCAAAGTTGATTGCACTGAGGAAGTTGACTTGTGTAGGAGGTCTGTACCTATTGATACTTAATACATTCAGACCATCATGATTTAATTGTGCATGATGCAATATGGAATCAAATCATTGTTGGTTATGTATAAATTTGTCAACTAGTTACAAAGTCTGAATAAGAGGGTATTATAATGTGAGTCTAAAAAAGTGACATCATGATGCCATTGTGTTTCATAAAATTACAATGTTATATTCACTTCCATCTTGTTTCTGTAGTACTTTTCCTTCTGGAACTAGTTGCATTCAGAACTATTTCTTCTGGTACTAAGGTCCAATCAAAGATCTGTTAAGATTAATATGGAATTGAAGAAAGGTTCCATGTAAAGCTCATGCCTTATCTCTACCATTTATTTAGACCACATTTGTTTTTAGACCACATTTGTTTGATATTCTTTATGTTGTCGACTCCTTACTTTGACTATCCGTTTTGTTGATTTCTGGCCTTGTTGGCCATTATGGCTTCAGCTTTTAACCTTGTTAGTCTGTATAGTTCCTGTAAACTATCTTTCATTGTAAATAAAAGCAGTTATTTCTGTGTTCCATATTGTTGGATAAAAAGTGGGAACAGGCCAGGGGCCTGGTGCTGTTTAACCTCACCCTCAAACGTTTTCCACCTAAGGGGCTTTGTTTCCCATCTTCATTAGTGATTGTCTGTCTTCATAAACAGACAGAAGGGGTGCCATACCGCCAGCATTATATATGTTTATCATCTCTATAATGAAATGTTCTCTTGGGCATCTGATGATTTGATGTTTCTTTGCTGGTGCCATATATGCACATTTCAAACTGCACATATTGATAACTTATTATTGACCACAAGAGAAATCTGGAGaatgtttcttttcttttcgctGGAATATACTTTTCATTACTTCAATTTATCAAATGCAGACACCACATACAAGGATACCCATCCATTCGCGTTTTCCGTAAAGGGTCTGATATAAAGTAAGCACAGTTCTTCTTACATTCTATTTAGATACTTTCTGGTTTTTTTCTGTAACATCTGGGATTTGTTTACGTAGCCTCTAAGTATATGCTACTTGGGCTGCAAACATTTGTTTGTTCTATATTTGTGTTTGATATTTGTCCtagttgaagggcgggcctggtgcaagcggtaaagtcttaccgcctgtgaccggaaggtcccgggttcgagtcgcggtctccttgcattgcacaggcgagggtaaggcttgccactgccacccttccccagaccccgcatagagcgggggctctctgcactgggtacgccctttatttgTCATAGTTCTATAGAAGGAACTCCCTAATTTTTCTTTGCACAGGGAGAATCAGGGTCACCATGACCATGAATCATACTATGGGGAACGTGATACTGAGAGTTTAGTCGCGGTATGTTATGCATCATCTGGTTTCAGATTCATTGTACTGACTTAACATTCTTTATAATAATTATGgtactactccctctgttccaaattataagacgttttggccttttgagattcatagcttttgctatgcacttagatatacactaagtctagatgcatagtaaagacaatatctagaaaagccaaaacatcttataatttggaatggagggagtatatcctAAACATCATGCATGGGGAAATGAAATAGCCTTTAAGACACTATGTTATCTATCGTTAGCTCTGAACGAATTTGTGATGTAATGTTTTGAACCTCAGGCAATGGAAACATACGTTGCAAACATTCCAAAAGAGGCTCATGTGCTTGCTTTGGAAGACAAATCCAATAAGACTGCTGATCCTGCAAAGCGCCCTGCTCCAATGGCGAGTGGATGCAGAATAGAAGGTTTTGTGCGGGTCAAAAGGGTAAACGAGCTACACTTGAAATTACATGGATATAATTTTGTGCTAATGGTTGATAATGTGAAGATGGGTGTTCTTCTGTCCTTTAATAATAAATTGTCCTATTTACCAGGTTCCAGGGAGTGTTATTGTCGCAGCTCGATCTGGATCTCACTCGTTTGATCCATCTCAGATAAATGTTTCACACTATGTGACACAGTTCTCATTTGGCAAGAGACTTTCGCCAAGGATGCTTGATGAATTCATAAGACTTACTCCCTATCTTCGTGGATACCATGATAGATTAGCTGGCCAGTCTTATACTGTTAAGCATGGCGAGGTTAACGCCAATGTTACTGTAAGTCCCTAACTTTTccttaatttttttatttatttagaaTGTATGGTCAGCTTCAGTTTCTTTTGAGTGCTGATACTTTTGGTTTCTTATGGAATTACAtaaattttgtttcttttgtgcTATTCCTAGATTGAGCACTACCTTCAAGTTGTGAAGACTGAGCTTGTAACACAGAGGTCCTCAAAGGAACTAAAAGTGCTCGAGGAATATGAATACACAGCACACAGCAGCTTGGTGCACAGCCTCTATGTTCCTGTTGTGAAATTCCATATTGAGCCTTCTCCCATGCAGGTTCGCATGCTCATCTTTTTAAGTTTTTCATATATTTTGTTTACATTAACAAGTGAATGATTCATCTAAAACGATTCACATTTAAAGGTCTTGGTAACTGAAGTCCCGAGATCCTTCTCCCATTTCATCACAAATGTCTGCGCTATCATCGGTGGAGTCTTCACGGTGCGAACATTACATATATCTTGATATCAATGAATCCAAATAAAATCTCTACTGAAAACTGACATGCAAATTCTAGGTTGCTGGAATACTGGATTCCATCTTTCACAACACACTCAGGATGGTGAAGAAGGTTGAGCTGGGAAAGAACATATAAATTTTGACGCCGCTGCAAGGATGCACTAGGTAGCCATTGTTTTGTTATACCTGGGTAGTGTGATTCATGAAAATCGGTATATGAAAGATGGTCTGTGGCATTGACAGTTCGAATTCGGGGCTATGAACTCATCATATAACTAGGGATCCCACTGTGTTgctaaaaacacttgcaataagACAGTGGATCGCTGCGAGTGTGCCCCTGTGCTAATCGACGTAGATATTATATTCAGTGTTCAGTATTCTCTGGTTGTTATGTCTCCGGTGGTCAGTACATTCGTGTCTCTCCCGACAACTCTGCTCTTCAAGCCAGACTGCAACTGCgtaaatttttagatatattTTTCCTCTATGCGACCGAGCGCTACTTGCACGATTGCATTACCTTTTTTTAGCACAATCTGAATAAAAGCCGTCGTGCTAGATGTCCGCAGTGCAAAGCGATCTGCTCTCCCTCTTGAACGGGTACATGGCAACGTGGCACGACACGCGGGCCGCCGCGCACACCCGGAAAGGACGGAGCACGGCGGCCCGATCTCTCCCGGTCACTGAAACGGCAGCATCTCCCGGTGAGCACGTCCAACACGTAGAGGTAGTGCAGGAATCGCGTGCAGTTCGGGTTGCGCAGCGTCACCTCGACGGTCAGGGCGAGGTTCTTCGTGCCAGCAAAACAGGACCATAAATGATATATAAACAAAAACATATTACATTGCAAATGTGATAAGTTATTATGAATTGTAGTACCTATTGAACCCTTCGTTGCATAGTGTTTACTTGAACATGTATATACAAAATAAGAAAAGAATAAAATTACCATTGATCAGGCTTCCGTCTTGGCTGCTTCTGCTTCCTAGCTTCACGAGTTCACGTACCCTGCTAAACGCTTGTCAATTGGCACGGCACCACGGCCGCTTCGGCACTCGGCCTCGCCGTCCGCCGCGGCGCCGATGCTGAAGTCCGGCAAGTGCCAAGTGCGAAGCGGCGGAAGTGCCTAGGGCGGAGTCGGGAAGACGCGATTCGACGGGGAGAACAAAAGACACGCACGACCGAGGGAGAGTCGACGGAGAAAGCTGAACAGACGCGACACGCGTTTTGGCCTTTTGGGCTACATAGGAGTATAGGACTTGGGCCAAAAAAGAATAGACACCAGACCTATTATTATTGGGCTGTACACAAGATATTAGGGCCCCCCTGGAATTTGGGGGCCGGGCCTCAATCGAGTGTGGACAGCCTTCGCCACCACCTGCGGCGCGGCGGTCGGCCCCGGAGCACGGCGAAGTAGAACGCGAAGCGTGTAAGGTGAGGATGATACCGCCGGCTGGCAGCACGCCGCAGCATATATTACCGCGGGCCCGCGGCCTTCTTGATTGTTGCCAAGCTTAGCTTTACATTCAGGAAGCAGGAGGCACGTAAAAAGGTTTGCGGCGTTTCTGATTGTGTTATTATTATGTGCGTTTGGTGCAATGTCATTGTGAGTTTGTGATATACTGATATGAAAGTGGCGTGGCTAGCGCCCGGCGCGCCTGCCCCACCGCGCTGTCCATCCTGACGGCTGTGCCTCACCTTCTCCTGCGTGCCCACCCCAGCGTCGAGCATCTACCTGCACGCCCTACTCCCTCAGTCTCGCATGCGCCAGCAACACATTCTCTCTACTGCATGCAACCACAAGAGTGGCAGCAAATTTCTTCTGCATGCACGATTCCCGCGCGAATGCGCTCCACTCATGAAGAAATGGGACAGCGCCTGCCCCGCTTGGAACTATTGCGCCTAcaacatacagataaaacacacttgcaacgtacgtctaaaatatatgaaatattttgaataaaCGCtggcaacatatgtctaaaacctATGCAacattgcaacatctagatgaaacacttgcaacataggtctgaaataggtgaaacatttagaacatacacttgcaacatacatgtatagccactgcaacatatgcaatatccagataaaacacttacaacatacgtttgaaacaactgaaacatttaaaacatacacttgcaatatacgtgtatagtcattgcaacatatgcaacaacaaatctacttttgcaacatccagatgaaacatatgcaacgtacATCCGAAGTGCATGAGGTGGGAGGCGCAGGGCGCACGTGGGGCAAGGGGGGTCTGATGCGACCGTGCAAAGCGCGAGGTGCAGGGACACATGAGGCGGGAGGCGCAGGGGTGCGCGCGAGGCGGGTCCGTCCTGTTCGGATGGACGGACGTTCTTATAGGAGCATTAGCGATACGAAAGACGAGGGTGTGTGTTGGTATACACCTGGAAATTGTGGTTTGGTTCCAGCAAACAACGATTGAGCGAAATTCTCTAAAACGTCGAGTAGTGTCCTTCCTTTTTGGTTCTGCTTTTCTCTTTTCAgttaggtaagtgtgagttgtgttGGGCGTGTTCTATCAGCTCCTTGCTGGCCTTGTATTTTGTTGAACCTTGCtgagggttttttgcccccacAGTTTTTAATAAAAAAAGCATCATTTCTACACTAAACTTAAAAAGCAACATTTGGATTTCTCATATTAAAATGGTAGGATTATAAAGCGACCGTGACGCTAAAAGAGGATGAATTATAAAAAAAAAGGTATAACATGACAAATGATCTTTTTGTGTTCGTGACAGAGAGGAAAAAGATTATTTTTCTGATCAGAATGATTCCAAGATCAATGAATGTGACCAGCGCTTCTAGACCCTTGTTAATATCAACGTAAATAACGTCATGCACGAAGATGACAAATAGAATCCGACAACAAAGGAATTCTGTTTTGTTCACTAATGCAATGTTTTCCATGAACTTGGCTGTCTTCGTTTTTGCATGAAACTTATTGTGTTATTACTCGGAGATTGCCACACGCATTAGTAGTTATGTGTGCGGCAAAGACTGAAGTTTTTGAGAATTTAGCAATAGCATGGATGATTAGCGAAGGTTACTATATGTTCCCTTCCACCATGTATCAAAACCCCAAGTTAGAAATATGTTTCACCAAAGCTATTATTTTTCCAGTGGTAGAAAATGAGCCCGCTGACAGCCAGTTGTGTGGAAACTTCCTTAGAACTTGTTTGACTATACTCGTATTCACCTCAATCCATATGCGTTGGAGTGGATTAGAATAGAATGAAAATTAGTCAATTTTCCATCCCACTGTATGTGGATTAAGGTGAATACAAGTGCAGCTAAACAAGACCTTAATGTTAATACGATCCAATCCTTCCGTAGGTGTTAGAGGTGGGGTTTACCTGCACACATATATTGGAAGAGGTAAGCATACATGTACCTAGACGTCTACAAGAGTATGTTTATTTGTGAATTTAACAAGTTGTGATTTTGATCTATTTGTCATTTGGACCTAAATTTAAGCAGAGGTAGGAAGGTGTACTTCCATTATTAAAATAAATCCaatcaaaaaaattaaaataattgTAGAGGGCCTATATATTTTTTTGTGAATATGTAGAGGACCTATATTAATACATTTTTATTTTACTGTCCCTTGAAAACACGGGCGTTGATACTTTCACAGCAGAGTATACATTTTGATGCTCACACAAGCACAATATCTGTTCAGAGATGAGCAGAACCACTGGATATATATAGCCCGTTACTACCGGCCTATATGGACCGTGGAGGTGCACTCCGACGTGGCGTTGGCAGGCAACAATTGCACGGTGACATCGCAcgccacctccgaggtcgccttgaTCTTGAACGTGCCCAGCACCACGGCCTTGCCGGCCACCTCCGTCGCTGTCTGGAACGGCAGCTTCCCTGTCGGAAACTCCACCCAAAAGTACGGGATGGTCGCCACCTTGCCCGCGTTCACTTCAATCGCGGCGGCGATCGTCTGCGTCTCGCGCGGGCCGATCTCCCCCGCGGGCACCACCGACAGCCCCACGTCCTCCCCGTGGTACCGTACCACTGTCGCCACGTCGCCGTACCGGAACGCGGCGTAGTTGGGGTTGTTCACGGTGACGTCCACGTACACGGTGAGGTTGAGGTCTtgggcgccgccgccgttgctcttGGGCCAGATTTCCGCTCCCACCGCCGTCGCCACCACCTTGGGCGACCGCGGCCGGAATAGGGTGAAGTAGAGTGCCACGAAGATGACGGCGAGGAGGATGATCACGGCCACCAGCACGCCGCAGCAGATCAGGACGGGCCTCCTCTTCTTCCCCTCGGCGATGCCCATCGCCTAGCCGGGAAGCGGAGAGGAGAGGACCGATCCACTTCTTATTGTGTTTCTTGGGTTTGGAGGCGCAGGTCAATGTGActagaggtggaggagagagcgGCCATATGTAAGATGGAAGTGGCATAGGAATTTCAGCTATTTTTTGTTTCTTTAGGGCCCGGTATGGCGGTATGTGATCGCTTTGCTCACTGGTGTTCTATTCATTACTATTGTTAAATCTGTCAGCTGTCCGGAGATCAGGTCGCGTCCCAGCTCAGAACATTTGTAAAATAATACCACGGAGATTGGAGACTAGTGCTAAGATGTTTGTTTTGCTATGGTTACACATATAACTCCTATATAAGTAGATGTTATATAACAACTTCTATATGTTAGTAAATTTCACTCTATATATAGTATCTACTTATTCTGACCCAAAACTTAAGGTCTTTAGCCATCTAGTTTTTATCACCGTGGTCACTTTTAAGTTTTAATTGTCAATATATGCAACAAACTATGTAAATTTGATAGTAGAGTGAGATAATCATGTCACTATGCTCATCGTGGAATAGGTTTTGATAATATGTTGTGATATCATGGAAATTGACCCAAAACTTTTAAGTAAGCCTAATTcagct
Above is a genomic segment from Miscanthus floridulus cultivar M001 chromosome 3, ASM1932011v1, whole genome shotgun sequence containing:
- the LOC136542398 gene encoding protein disulfide isomerase-like 5-4 isoform X1 codes for the protein MISSSRLKSVDFYRKIPRDLTEASLSGAGLSIVAALAMVFLFGMELSSYLAVNTTTSVIVDRSSDGEFLRIDFNISFPALSCEFVQVDVSDVLGTNRLNIRKTVRKYSIDRNFVPTGSEFHPGPIPTVNKYGDDVEEDHVDGAFSLSSRNFDSFSHQYPVLVVNFYAPWCYWSNRLKPSWEKTAKIMRERYDPEMDGRILLGKVDCTEEVDLCRRHHIQGYPSIRVFRKGSDIKENQGHHDHESYYGERDTESLVAAMETYVANIPKEAHVLALEDKSNKTADPAKRPAPMASGCRIEGFVRVKRVPGSVIVAARSGSHSFDPSQINVSHYVTQFSFGKRLSPRMLDEFIRLTPYLRGYHDRLAGQSYTVKHGEVNANVTIEHYLQVVKTELVTQRSSKELKVLEEYEYTAHSSLVHSLYVPVVKFHIEPSPMQVLVTEVPRSFSHFITNVCAIIGGVFTVAGILDSIFHNTLRMVKKVELGKNI
- the LOC136542398 gene encoding protein disulfide isomerase-like 5-4 isoform X2, producing the protein MLVTCWEQLNIRKTVRKYSIDRNFVPTGSEFHPGPIPTVNKYGDDVEEDHVDGAFSLSSRNFDSFSHQYPVLVVNFYAPWCYWSNRLKPSWEKTAKIMRERYDPEMDGRILLGKVDCTEEVDLCRRHHIQGYPSIRVFRKGSDIKENQGHHDHESYYGERDTESLVAAMETYVANIPKEAHVLALEDKSNKTADPAKRPAPMASGCRIEGFVRVKRVPGSVIVAARSGSHSFDPSQINVSHYVTQFSFGKRLSPRMLDEFIRLTPYLRGYHDRLAGQSYTVKHGEVNANVTIEHYLQVVKTELVTQRSSKELKVLEEYEYTAHSSLVHSLYVPVVKFHIEPSPMQVLVTEVPRSFSHFITNVCAIIGGVFTVAGILDSIFHNTLRMVKKVELGKNI
- the LOC136546854 gene encoding uncharacterized protein; translation: MGIAEGKKRRPVLICCGVLVAVIILLAVIFVALYFTLFRPRSPKVVATAVGAEIWPKSNGGGAQDLNLTVYVDVTVNNPNYAAFRYGDVATVVRYHGEDVGLSVVPAGEIGPRETQTIAAAIEVNAGKVATIPYFWVEFPTGKLPFQTATEVAGKAVVLGTFKIKATSEVACDVTVQLLPANATSECTSTVHIGR